In Streptomyces seoulensis, the following are encoded in one genomic region:
- a CDS encoding zinc-dependent alcohol dehydrogenase translates to MSVEVVVEAPGTHRLAPHTPRPPGPGEALVAVHAAGICGSDRELYRGNRPAPYVRYPVVPGHEWSGTVREVGAGVPEGLVGRKVVGEGFRNCQVCARCHAGETTLCEAGYEETGFTHPGAMAPTLTLPARLLHPLPDDADLTAAALLEPAACVAAAALLADARPGERVAVVGTGTLGMLAVRFLAAVSPAELLVVGLDREREALAAEFGATGFAVSGPGLPGGYDVVIEAAGSAEAAVTAAALLRRGGRLVLTGIPAPGAAGLDPADLVLRRLEVRTVFGAPPAAWAHAVRLLGAGLLDPLPLVSHRLPLTEFGRAVEEKGPGKVLLLP, encoded by the coding sequence GTGAGCGTCGAGGTGGTGGTCGAGGCGCCGGGCACCCATCGGCTCGCGCCGCACACGCCCCGACCGCCCGGCCCCGGCGAGGCGCTGGTCGCGGTGCACGCGGCGGGGATCTGCGGCAGCGACCGCGAGCTGTACCGGGGCAACCGCCCCGCGCCGTACGTGCGTTACCCGGTGGTGCCCGGCCACGAGTGGTCCGGCACGGTACGCGAGGTGGGCGCCGGCGTGCCGGAGGGCCTGGTGGGCCGCAAGGTGGTCGGCGAGGGCTTCCGCAACTGCCAGGTGTGCGCCCGCTGTCACGCGGGCGAGACCACGCTCTGCGAGGCGGGGTACGAGGAGACCGGCTTCACCCACCCGGGTGCGATGGCCCCCACCCTGACCCTGCCCGCCCGGCTGCTGCACCCCCTGCCCGACGACGCCGACCTCACCGCGGCCGCCCTGCTGGAGCCCGCCGCCTGCGTAGCGGCCGCCGCCCTGCTCGCCGACGCCCGGCCCGGCGAGCGGGTCGCGGTGGTCGGCACGGGGACGCTCGGGATGCTCGCGGTGCGCTTCCTCGCGGCGGTCTCCCCCGCCGAGCTGCTGGTAGTGGGCCTGGACCGCGAACGGGAAGCCCTGGCAGCGGAGTTCGGCGCCACCGGCTTCGCCGTCAGCGGTCCCGGGCTGCCCGGCGGGTACGACGTGGTGATCGAGGCGGCGGGCTCCGCCGAGGCGGCAGTCACGGCCGCCGCCCTGCTCCGGCGCGGCGGACGCCTGGTCCTCACCGGCATCCCGGCGCCGGGCGCGGCGGGCCTGGACCCGGCCGACCTCGTCCTCCGGCGGCTGGAGGTGCGGACGGTCTTCGGGGCGCCCCCGGCCGCCTGGGCGCACGCCGTCCGGCTGCTCGGCGCCGGGCTGCTGGACCCGCTGCCCCTGGTGTCGCACCGGCTGCCGCTGACCGAGTTCGGGCGGGCGGTCGAGGAGAAGGGTCCCGGAAAGGTGCTGCTGCTGCCCTGA
- the chvE gene encoding multiple monosaccharide ABC transporter substrate-binding protein: MRDRYIARPRRVAFAATAVLALTLSACGQSGEGGSDDKGGGDKGGTIGVAMPTKSSERWIADGANVVKDLRAKGYKTKLVYGEDDPDQQVAQIENLITQGVKGLIIAAIDNKSLNNVLQEAADAHIPVIAYDRLILGTKNVDYYASFDNEKVGELQGTYIVHKLGLDSGRKGPFSMELFAGSNDDNNTKYFFGGAMKVLQPYIDKKQLVVKSGQTALNQVTTLRWDGTTAQHRMEDVLTSAYRSGRVDAVLSPYDGISIGILSALKSDGYGSKGKPLPVVTGQDAELASVKSIIAGEQTQTVYKDLRKLAEVAATMVDDSLKGKKPEVNDSKTYDNGAKVVPAYLLQPVSVDKGNYRKVLVDGGFYTESQLK, encoded by the coding sequence ATGCGCGACCGGTACATCGCACGCCCCCGCAGAGTCGCCTTCGCCGCGACCGCCGTACTCGCCCTCACCCTGTCCGCCTGCGGGCAGAGCGGGGAGGGCGGCAGTGACGACAAGGGCGGTGGCGACAAGGGCGGCACCATCGGCGTCGCCATGCCGACCAAGTCCTCCGAGCGCTGGATCGCGGACGGCGCCAACGTCGTCAAGGACCTGCGCGCCAAGGGCTACAAGACCAAGCTGGTCTACGGCGAGGACGACCCGGACCAGCAGGTCGCCCAGATCGAGAACCTGATCACCCAGGGCGTCAAGGGCCTGATCATCGCGGCGATCGACAACAAGTCCCTGAACAACGTGCTCCAGGAGGCGGCCGACGCCCACATCCCGGTCATCGCCTACGACCGGCTGATCCTCGGCACCAAGAACGTGGACTACTACGCCTCGTTCGACAACGAGAAGGTCGGCGAGCTACAAGGCACGTACATCGTGCACAAGTTGGGGCTGGACAGCGGCAGGAAGGGGCCGTTCTCCATGGAGTTGTTCGCCGGGTCCAACGACGACAACAACACCAAGTACTTCTTCGGCGGGGCGATGAAGGTGCTCCAGCCGTACATCGACAAGAAGCAGCTCGTGGTGAAGTCCGGGCAGACCGCGCTCAATCAGGTCACCACGCTGCGCTGGGACGGCACCACCGCCCAGCACCGCATGGAGGACGTGCTGACCTCGGCGTACCGCTCCGGCCGGGTGGACGCGGTGCTCTCGCCGTACGACGGCATCTCCATCGGCATCCTGTCCGCGCTGAAGTCGGACGGGTACGGCTCCAAGGGCAAGCCGCTGCCGGTCGTCACCGGGCAGGACGCGGAGCTGGCGTCGGTGAAGTCGATCATCGCCGGGGAGCAGACGCAGACGGTCTACAAGGATCTCCGCAAGCTCGCCGAGGTCGCCGCGACCATGGTGGACGACAGCCTCAAGGGCAAGAAGCCCGAGGTCAACGACTCCAAGACCTATGACAACGGTGCCAAGGTGGTGCCCGCCTATCTGCTCCAGCCGGTCAGCGTCGACAAGGGCAACTACCGCAAGGTGCTGGTCGACGGCGGCTTCTACACCGAGTCCCAGCTCAAGTGA
- a CDS encoding NADP-dependent oxidoreductase, with protein MSDSPALPAVSREWHLLQRPVGWPKPEDFALVEVPMPVPGAGQVLVRNEYLSVDPYMRGRMSAAKSYSAPFELGEPMEGGAVGVVVASDVDGIEPGDHLLHFLGWREYAAVDAGKAVKVDPDAAPLSTYLGVLGMTGLTAYAGLLRTAGFKEGDIVFVSGAAGAVGSQVGQLAKLKGASRVIGSAGSDEKVRLLVDEYGFDAAFNYKDGPVGEQLREAAPDGIDVYFDNVGGDHLQAAIAELNLHGRIAICGAISVYNNTEPAPGPNNLTRLIQTRGRIEGFLVGDHYDLQPEFVREIAPLVASGKLKYRETVVDGIQNMVEAFIGVLRGDNTGKMIVKL; from the coding sequence ATGTCCGACTCCCCCGCCCTTCCCGCCGTGAGCCGTGAGTGGCACCTGCTGCAGCGTCCGGTGGGCTGGCCGAAGCCCGAGGACTTCGCGCTCGTCGAGGTGCCGATGCCGGTACCCGGCGCGGGCCAGGTACTGGTACGGAACGAATACCTCTCGGTGGACCCGTACATGCGGGGCCGGATGAGCGCCGCGAAGTCCTACTCCGCCCCCTTCGAGCTGGGTGAGCCGATGGAGGGCGGCGCGGTGGGCGTGGTCGTCGCCTCCGACGTCGACGGCATCGAGCCCGGCGACCACCTGCTGCACTTCCTCGGCTGGCGCGAGTACGCGGCCGTGGACGCGGGGAAGGCCGTCAAGGTCGACCCGGATGCCGCGCCGCTCTCCACCTACCTCGGCGTGCTCGGCATGACCGGTCTGACCGCGTACGCCGGTCTGCTGCGCACCGCCGGGTTCAAGGAGGGCGACATCGTCTTCGTCTCCGGCGCGGCCGGCGCGGTGGGCAGCCAGGTCGGCCAGCTCGCCAAGCTCAAGGGCGCCTCGCGCGTCATCGGCTCGGCCGGGTCCGACGAGAAGGTCCGGCTGCTGGTCGACGAGTACGGGTTCGACGCCGCCTTCAACTACAAGGACGGCCCGGTGGGCGAGCAGCTCCGCGAGGCCGCGCCGGACGGCATCGACGTGTACTTCGACAACGTCGGCGGCGACCACCTCCAGGCCGCCATCGCCGAGCTGAACCTGCACGGCCGGATCGCCATCTGCGGCGCGATCTCGGTCTACAACAACACCGAGCCCGCCCCCGGCCCGAACAACCTCACCCGGCTGATCCAGACCCGCGGCCGGATCGAGGGCTTCCTGGTCGGCGACCACTACGACCTCCAGCCGGAGTTCGTCCGCGAGATCGCGCCGCTGGTCGCGTCGGGCAAGCTGAAGTACCGCGAGACGGTCGTGGACGGCATCCAGAACATGGTGGAGGCGTTCATCGGGGTGCTGCGCGGGGACAACACCGGGAAGATGATCGTCAAGCTCTGA
- a CDS encoding mandelate racemase/muconate lactonizing enzyme family protein, which yields MRITGISTHVVGTPWRNLTYVQVHTDEGLTGVGETRMLGHTDALLGYLREAEANHIAGSDPFAVEDLVRRMKYGDFGRAGEIVMSGIAVVEMACWDIRGKALGVPVWQLLGGKVTDRVKAYANGWYTTERTPQAYHEAARAVVARGYRALKIDPFGTGHFELDHERTRYAVSLIEAVRDAIGPDTELMLEMHGRFSPATAIRLARELAPFDPAWLEEPVPPENLKALEKVAARVDIPVATGERMHDRIEFRELLESQAADILQPDVGHIGGIWETRKLAATAETHYVLLAPHNVGGSVLTAASLQVGFSTPNFKILEHFNDFADAEIKTVVKGAPEVVDGYFHLSDAPGLGVELDTDAAAEFPQQQARFDLWAEGWERRRPKGTA from the coding sequence GTGCGTATCACCGGAATCAGCACCCATGTGGTCGGGACACCGTGGCGGAATCTGACCTATGTGCAGGTCCACACGGACGAAGGGCTCACCGGCGTCGGGGAGACCCGCATGCTCGGTCATACCGACGCCCTGCTCGGCTACTTGCGGGAGGCCGAGGCCAACCACATCGCGGGCTCGGACCCGTTCGCCGTGGAGGATCTGGTCCGCCGGATGAAGTACGGCGACTTCGGCCGGGCCGGGGAGATCGTGATGTCCGGCATCGCGGTGGTCGAGATGGCCTGCTGGGACATCAGGGGCAAGGCGCTCGGCGTACCGGTGTGGCAGCTGCTCGGCGGGAAGGTCACCGACCGGGTCAAGGCGTACGCCAACGGCTGGTACACCACCGAGCGCACTCCTCAGGCGTACCACGAGGCGGCGCGCGCGGTCGTGGCGCGGGGCTACCGGGCCCTGAAGATCGACCCGTTCGGCACCGGCCACTTCGAGCTGGACCACGAGCGCACCCGGTACGCCGTCTCCCTGATCGAGGCCGTACGGGACGCGATCGGGCCGGACACCGAGCTGATGCTGGAGATGCACGGCCGCTTCTCCCCCGCGACCGCGATCCGCCTCGCCCGCGAGCTGGCGCCCTTCGACCCCGCCTGGCTGGAGGAGCCGGTGCCGCCGGAGAACCTGAAGGCGCTGGAGAAGGTGGCCGCCAGGGTGGACATCCCGGTCGCCACCGGGGAGCGGATGCACGACCGGATCGAGTTCCGGGAGCTGCTGGAGAGCCAGGCGGCGGACATCCTCCAGCCGGACGTCGGACACATCGGCGGCATCTGGGAGACCCGCAAGCTGGCCGCGACCGCCGAGACCCACTACGTACTGCTCGCCCCGCACAACGTGGGCGGCTCGGTCCTCACCGCCGCCTCGCTCCAAGTCGGCTTCAGCACACCGAACTTCAAGATCCTGGAGCACTTCAACGACTTCGCGGACGCGGAGATCAAGACGGTGGTGAAGGGCGCCCCCGAGGTGGTCGACGGCTACTTCCACCTCTCCGACGCCCCCGGCCTCGGCGTCGAGCTGGACACCGACGCGGCGGCCGAGTTCCCGCAGCAGCAGGCCCGGTTCGACCTGTGGGCCGAGGGCTGGGAGCGCCGCCGGCCGAAGGGGACGGCGTGA
- a CDS encoding EstA family serine hydrolase, with translation MTQDSTVQGTVAEGYEAVREEFAAFVAGEQPDYEGQLCAYVDGRRVVDLWAGEGVDAGSLYGVFSCTKGAAHLVTALLVQDGTLELDRKVTYYWPEFGVEGKSTLTLRDLLAHRAGLVGTDTGFSPAELADDRALAERLADQRPFWRPGNAFGYHALTMGALTGEVVRRATGHTVQELYEERVRAPYGLDFHLGLPASREPRFRTTQPMMPNPAQQAEAELCRTGPHTLPSIARNQHAPTPTDLESLPNDRAVRASGPASVGGVASARGLAGMYAAMISEVDEKAPLLKGDTLAEFGQPHSAGHDLVCRSHSVFGLGFECTAEVWHPFLGAGTVGHCGASGAQAFADPRAGLAYGYTRRRFAYPGGAAPENDRLAAAVHEAALKG, from the coding sequence ATGACACAGGACAGCACCGTCCAGGGCACCGTCGCCGAGGGGTACGAGGCGGTGCGCGAGGAGTTCGCCGCCTTCGTCGCCGGTGAACAGCCGGACTACGAAGGCCAGTTGTGCGCCTACGTGGACGGCCGCCGGGTCGTCGACCTGTGGGCGGGCGAGGGCGTCGACGCCGGCTCGCTGTACGGCGTCTTCTCCTGCACCAAGGGCGCCGCCCATCTGGTCACCGCCCTCCTGGTGCAGGACGGCACCCTGGAACTGGACCGCAAAGTCACCTACTACTGGCCCGAGTTCGGCGTCGAGGGCAAGAGCACCCTCACCCTGCGCGACCTCCTCGCCCACCGCGCCGGACTCGTCGGCACCGACACCGGTTTCAGCCCGGCCGAGCTGGCCGACGACCGCGCGCTCGCCGAACGCCTCGCCGACCAGCGCCCCTTCTGGCGCCCCGGCAACGCCTTCGGCTACCACGCGCTGACCATGGGCGCCCTCACCGGCGAGGTGGTCCGCCGGGCCACCGGCCACACCGTCCAGGAGCTGTACGAGGAGCGCGTCCGCGCCCCCTACGGGCTGGACTTCCACCTCGGCCTGCCCGCCTCCCGCGAGCCCCGCTTCCGCACCACCCAGCCGATGATGCCCAACCCCGCCCAGCAGGCGGAGGCCGAGCTGTGCCGCACCGGCCCGCACACCCTGCCCTCCATCGCCCGCAACCAGCACGCCCCCACCCCCACCGACCTGGAGTCGCTGCCCAACGACCGCGCCGTGCGCGCGAGCGGTCCCGCCTCGGTGGGCGGTGTCGCCTCGGCGCGCGGCCTGGCCGGGATGTACGCGGCGATGATCAGCGAGGTGGACGAGAAGGCGCCGCTGCTCAAGGGCGACACGCTCGCCGAGTTCGGCCAGCCGCACTCGGCAGGGCACGACCTGGTGTGCCGTTCCCACTCGGTGTTCGGGCTGGGCTTCGAGTGCACGGCCGAGGTCTGGCACCCCTTCCTCGGCGCCGGCACCGTGGGCCACTGCGGCGCGTCCGGTGCGCAGGCGTTCGCCGACCCGCGCGCCGGCCTCGCCTACGGCTACACCCGCCGCCGCTTCGCCTACCCCGGCGGCGCGGCCCCGGAGAACGACCGGCTGGCCGCCGCCGTGCACGAGGCGGCGCTCAAGGGCTGA
- a CDS encoding EI24 domain-containing protein: MRDLGVGFRHLLNGQRWVAQHGRQYGFGLLPGLITLVLYLLALVALALWGSDAVTWATPFADDWSGPWQGLFRGFLTVVLFALGLLLAVLTFTAATLLIGQPFYESLSERTDADVSPDGTAPSSDRPMWRDLWISARDSLRILVRACVWGVLLFALGFLPVVGQTVVPVLGFFVTGFFLTEELTSVALQRRDVDLRARLALLRSRKMLAWGFGVPLGLAFLVPVVAVFLMPGAVAGATLLTRDLLGEPLAEEQPESDRPVTA; encoded by the coding sequence ATGCGCGATCTCGGGGTGGGGTTCCGTCATCTCCTCAACGGCCAGCGGTGGGTGGCACAGCACGGGCGGCAGTACGGCTTCGGCCTGCTGCCCGGCCTGATCACCCTCGTCCTCTACCTGCTGGCGCTGGTCGCGCTCGCCCTGTGGGGCTCCGACGCCGTCACCTGGGCGACCCCGTTCGCCGACGACTGGTCCGGCCCCTGGCAGGGCCTCTTCCGGGGCTTCCTGACCGTCGTGCTGTTCGCGCTCGGCCTGCTGCTCGCGGTCCTCACCTTCACCGCGGCCACCCTGCTGATAGGCCAGCCCTTCTACGAGAGCCTCTCCGAGCGCACCGACGCCGACGTCTCGCCCGACGGGACCGCGCCCAGCTCCGACCGGCCGATGTGGCGCGACCTGTGGATCTCCGCCCGGGACAGCCTGCGCATCCTGGTAAGGGCCTGCGTCTGGGGCGTGCTGCTGTTCGCGCTCGGCTTCCTGCCCGTGGTCGGCCAGACCGTCGTACCCGTCCTCGGCTTCTTCGTCACCGGGTTCTTCCTCACCGAGGAACTCACCTCGGTCGCCCTCCAGCGCCGTGACGTCGACCTGCGCGCCCGGCTCGCCCTGCTGCGCTCCCGCAAGATGCTCGCCTGGGGCTTCGGGGTCCCGCTGGGCCTCGCCTTCCTGGTCCCCGTGGTCGCGGTGTTCCTGATGCCCGGCGCGGTCGCCGGGGCCACCCTCCTGACCCGCGACCTCCTCGGTGAACCCCTCGCCGAGGAGCAGCCGGAGAGCGACCGGCCGGTCACCGCCTGA
- a CDS encoding SCO2400 family protein, whose protein sequence is MDYCHPCRRHLNGALACPGCGAPALSAVASASGGLADPYGQDTPPPAYGETTPVAPYAEDTPAPTPAPPAAPERPKVPRQADRRGTHEPPVDHEIPDDPYDAPASDGPASDDPAPDGSRRDRKAAAHRRRRRRTLLVVTGFVLAAAALSLAELSADTPFSFDRPAASDASPDGGSASVSPARSSVPLTGTTAGASAAAGTSASASDSPSASPSASPTKKASESPTTDPTTDRPATTPRHSQAPAPADPAPQKPTSTPTAAPTTSEPAPEPTPTKTCDRFLWWCS, encoded by the coding sequence ATGGACTACTGCCACCCGTGCCGACGGCACCTCAACGGCGCCCTGGCCTGCCCCGGCTGCGGTGCGCCCGCCCTGTCAGCCGTCGCGAGTGCCTCCGGCGGTCTGGCGGACCCCTACGGGCAGGACACCCCGCCGCCCGCGTACGGCGAGACCACTCCCGTGGCCCCTTACGCGGAAGACACCCCGGCCCCCACACCCGCACCCCCGGCCGCCCCCGAGCGGCCGAAGGTCCCCCGGCAGGCCGACCGGCGCGGCACCCACGAGCCCCCCGTGGACCACGAGATCCCCGACGACCCCTACGACGCCCCGGCCTCCGACGGCCCGGCCTCCGACGACCCCGCCCCCGACGGCAGCCGCCGTGACCGCAAGGCCGCCGCCCACCGCCGCCGCAGGCGCCGTACCCTCCTCGTCGTCACCGGCTTCGTCCTCGCGGCCGCCGCCCTGAGCCTCGCCGAACTCAGCGCCGACACCCCCTTCTCCTTCGACCGCCCGGCAGCCTCCGACGCCTCCCCGGACGGCGGCTCCGCCTCCGTCTCCCCGGCCCGGTCGAGTGTCCCCCTCACCGGCACCACGGCAGGCGCGTCCGCCGCCGCCGGCACCTCCGCCTCCGCGTCGGACTCCCCCTCGGCCTCCCCGTCCGCGTCCCCCACGAAGAAGGCGTCCGAGTCCCCGACGACGGACCCCACCACCGACCGCCCAGCCACCACCCCCCGGCACTCCCAGGCCCCCGCCCCGGCCGACCCGGCCCCGCAGAAGCCCACCTCCACACCCACGGCGGCCCCCACCACCTCCGAGCCCGCTCCGGAGCCCACCCCCACCAAGACCTGCGACCGCTTCCTGTGGTGGTGCAGCTGA
- a CDS encoding MarR family winged helix-turn-helix transcriptional regulator: protein MSTQPPRPPVRHRSADPLTMEVVGLIGDVVARFHADYEEAAAGHALTGPQARLLSLLALEPTPMRKLAQRLKCEPSNVTGIVDRLESRGLVERRPDSADRRVKLAAATDEGLRVARDLREGLHFAREPLAGLSADERSALRDLLRRMLDA, encoded by the coding sequence ATGTCCACCCAGCCGCCGCGTCCCCCCGTGCGTCACCGCTCCGCCGACCCCCTGACCATGGAGGTCGTCGGGCTGATCGGCGACGTCGTGGCCCGCTTCCACGCGGACTACGAGGAGGCCGCGGCCGGCCACGCGCTCACCGGACCGCAGGCCCGCCTGCTCAGCCTTCTCGCCCTGGAGCCGACGCCCATGCGCAAGCTCGCGCAGCGGCTGAAGTGCGAGCCGTCCAACGTGACCGGGATCGTGGACCGGCTGGAGTCGCGGGGCCTGGTCGAGCGCCGCCCCGACAGCGCCGACCGCCGGGTCAAGCTCGCCGCCGCCACCGACGAGGGTCTGCGGGTCGCCCGCGACCTCCGCGAGGGCCTGCACTTCGCCCGTGAACCGCTCGCCGGCCTCTCCGCCGACGAACGCTCGGCCCTGCGCGACCTGCTCCGCCGGATGCTCGACGCCTGA